From a region of the Arachis ipaensis cultivar K30076 chromosome B09, Araip1.1, whole genome shotgun sequence genome:
- the LOC110266263 gene encoding uncharacterized protein LOC110266263, translated as MKSSDKPPKGSNSGTLAAESPVVNNLLLPYLGFLKPMASSPHFDDQDFNFEGGFSGTCSDYDDEYYDNDPFAPKKAKSKAEEAASGVTTGMILSLRKRYNEILVVLCSGCCEDII; from the exons ATGAAGAGTTCAGATAAACCTCCTAAGGGGTCAAATTCAGGAACCCTAGCTGCTGAATCACCTGTTGTGAACAATCTTCTCCTTCCCTATCTAGGGTTTTTGAAACCAATGGCTTCCTCTCCTCATTTTGATGAT CAAGACTTCAATTTTGAAGGCGGATTTTCCGGAACGTGTTCTGATTATGACGACGAATATTACGATAATGACCCTTTCGCACCCAAGAAG GCAAAATCAAAGGCTGAAGAAGCTGCTTCTGGTGTAACCACTGGAATGATATTGTCTCTTCGTAAGAGGTATAACGAAATCTTAGTTGTACTGTGTTCAGGTTGCTGTGAGGATATAATTTGA
- the LOC107617175 gene encoding uncharacterized protein LOC107617175 isoform X1 gives MILTKPNWFISAPICYLNKEQDGDLALQMKINACYSWIFQCLPQLKKLFLLNIRKKERRSSKNVWGLPSNVYNGRQRSCKLIRNTFLFSDPKQQLHLHAYHAFSSLFSHHEGRRRDLARERRDHGERFRE, from the exons ATGATATTAACGAAGCCAAACTGGTTCATCTCAGCCCCCATAT GTTATTTGAACAAAGAACAAGATGGAGACTTGGCATTACAGATGAAGATCAATGCATGTTACTCTTGGATTTTCCAAT GTTTGCCTCAACTGAAGAAACTTTTTCTCCTCaacataagaaagaaagaaagaagaagcagcaagaaTGTATGGGGATTGCCAAGTAATGTCTACAATGGGAGGCAACGTAGTTGTAAACTCATCCGAAACACTTTTCTCTTCTCCGATCCAAAACAACAGCTTCACCTTCATGCCTACCATGCATTTTCATCACTATTTTCCCACCATG AAGGAAGAAGACGGGATCTTGCGAGGGAAAGAAGAGATCATGGAGAGCGGTTTAGGGAGTGA
- the LOC107617175 gene encoding uncharacterized protein LOC107617175 isoform X2: protein MILTKPNWFISAPICYLNKEQDGDLALQMKINACYSWIFQCLPQLKKLFLLNIRKKERRSSKNVWGLPSNVYNGRQRSCKLIRNTFLFSDPKQQLHLHAYHAFSSLFSHHGRRRDLARERRDHGERFRE from the exons ATGATATTAACGAAGCCAAACTGGTTCATCTCAGCCCCCATAT GTTATTTGAACAAAGAACAAGATGGAGACTTGGCATTACAGATGAAGATCAATGCATGTTACTCTTGGATTTTCCAAT GTTTGCCTCAACTGAAGAAACTTTTTCTCCTCaacataagaaagaaagaaagaagaagcagcaagaaTGTATGGGGATTGCCAAGTAATGTCTACAATGGGAGGCAACGTAGTTGTAAACTCATCCGAAACACTTTTCTCTTCTCCGATCCAAAACAACAGCTTCACCTTCATGCCTACCATGCATTTTCATCACTATTTTCCCACCATG GAAGAAGACGGGATCTTGCGAGGGAAAGAAGAGATCATGGAGAGCGGTTTAGGGAGTGA
- the LOC107619302 gene encoding galactose-binding lectin has translation MKPFCVLLTFFLLLAASSKKVNSAKTETVSFNYNSFNQGNPAISFQGDVTVLSDGNLLLTNLNKSNSVGRVLYATPVRIWSSATGNVASFVTSFSFEMKDYNDYDPADGIIFFIAPEDTQIPAGSIGGGTLGVSDTKGAGHFVGVEFDTYSNSEYNDPPTHHVGIDVNSVKSLKTVPWNSVSGAVVKVTVIYDSSSKTLSVAVTNENGDITTIAEVVDLKAKLPERVKFGFSASGSAGGRQIHLIRSWSFTSTLITTTTTTSINNNEKKIMNILTA, from the coding sequence ATGAAACCATTTTGTGTTTTACTTACTTTCTTTCTCTTGCTAGCAGCAAGTAGTAAGAAGGTGAACTCAGCCAAAACCGAAACAGTTTCCTTCAACTACAACTCTTTCAATCAAGGTAACCCCGCAATAAGTTTCCAAGGTGACGTCACTGTTCTTTCAGATGGCAATCTCCTACTCACCAACCTCAACAAGTCCAATAGCGTCGGCCGGGTTCTGTATGCCACGCCGGTGCGCATTTGGAGCAGTGCCACCGGCAATGTCGCCAGCTTCGTCACCTCCTTCTCTTTCGAGATGAAGGATTATAACGATTATGATCCTGCCGACGGTATCATATTTTTTATTGCACCGGAAGATACCCAGATTCCTGCCGGCAGTATTGGTGGTGGAACCTTAGGTGTCTCTGACACCAAAGGTGCGGGTCACTTTGTTGGCGTAGAGTTTGATACCTATTCCAACAGTGAGTACAACGATCCACCCACTCATCACGTTGGAATTGATGTAAACAGTGTGAAATCGTTGAAGACCGTACCATGGAATAGTGTGAGTGGAGCAGTGGTGAAAGTGACTGTGATATATGACTCTTCATCAAAGACATTGAGTGTTGCCGTGACCAACGAGAATGGCGATATTACCACCATTGCCGAAGTTGTTGATTTGAAGGCGAAGCTTCCGGAGAGGGTCAAGTTCGGTTTTTCTGCCTCCGGCTCCGCTGGCGGTCGTCAGATACATCTCATCCGTTCGTGGTCGTTTACTTCGACGTTGATAACAACAACAACTAcaacaagcatcaacaacaaCGAAAAGAAAATAATGAATATCTTAACTGCATGA